The following coding sequences are from one Kushneria phosphatilytica window:
- the pgeF gene encoding peptidoglycan editing factor PgeF produces the protein MNEQPGLILPDWNAPDTVGAFITTREQGPSEGPFAHFNTAAHVGDDETMVALCRQRLSRRIGDERPLLWLDQQHGVRVLQAYQSPPPPADASVAFDTRYACVVQSADCLPVLFCDRRGTRVGVAHAGWRGLAGGVLEATVAALECPSEELMAWLGPAISNAQFEVGREVLDAFVSVQPEAETAFEFSPYRLNHYMADLYRLARLRLEALGVQSIGGGHFCTASDQRFYSYRRDHGVTGRMASVIWLRG, from the coding sequence ATGAACGAGCAGCCCGGCCTGATTCTGCCCGACTGGAATGCGCCGGATACGGTAGGGGCATTCATCACTACCCGCGAGCAGGGGCCAAGCGAAGGGCCCTTTGCTCATTTCAATACGGCTGCACATGTGGGTGACGACGAAACGATGGTGGCGCTTTGTCGCCAGCGTCTGAGCCGCCGAATTGGCGACGAGAGGCCGTTGCTGTGGCTTGATCAGCAGCATGGCGTCCGGGTCCTGCAGGCGTATCAGTCACCTCCGCCGCCGGCCGATGCTTCGGTGGCCTTCGATACCCGTTATGCCTGTGTGGTACAGAGTGCAGACTGCCTGCCGGTACTGTTCTGTGATCGCCGGGGGACCCGGGTGGGGGTTGCTCATGCTGGTTGGCGTGGGCTGGCCGGAGGAGTACTGGAAGCCACTGTCGCTGCGCTCGAATGCCCGTCCGAAGAACTCATGGCGTGGCTGGGACCAGCCATTTCCAATGCACAGTTCGAGGTGGGTCGCGAGGTACTGGACGCTTTCGTATCGGTTCAACCCGAGGCCGAGACCGCATTCGAGTTCAGCCCCTACCGGCTGAATCATTACATGGCCGATCTATATCGTCTGGCTCGCCTGAGACTGGAAGCGCTGGGAGTGCAATCCATCGGGGGCGGGCACTTCTGTACTGCTTCGGATCAACGATTCTATTCGTATCGTCGTGATCATGGTGTGACTGGCCGCATGGCCTCCGTCATCTGGTTGCGCGGCTAA
- the rluD gene encoding 23S rRNA pseudouridine(1911/1915/1917) synthase RluD has protein sequence MSVPQSETIEAQRSVPETMTGMRLDQVAAELFGEFSRERLKSWINEGALTVDGEPQRPRAKVVGGMQLQLTATLEAREEWLPQAIELDIVFEDEAVLVLNKPAGLVVHPAAGNPDGTLLNALLHHDAQLGTLPRAGIVHRLDKDTSGLMVVAKTLQAHTALVEQLQARSISREYDAVVTGAMISGGTVDAPIGRHPVDRKRQAVVVSGGKPAVTHYRVQERFHAHTHVRCQLETGRTHQIRVHMQHRRFPLIGDPLYGGRLKLPMGGSEALKTLLREFPRQALHARRLAFEHPVDGASMEFHAELPDDMVTLLDTLRADRQARHDEGVS, from the coding sequence ATGTCCGTACCCCAGAGTGAAACCATTGAAGCCCAGCGCAGCGTGCCGGAAACCATGACCGGGATGCGTCTCGATCAGGTGGCGGCCGAGCTGTTCGGGGAGTTTTCGCGCGAGCGCCTCAAAAGCTGGATCAACGAGGGCGCCCTGACCGTCGATGGCGAGCCGCAACGCCCGCGTGCGAAGGTCGTCGGCGGTATGCAGTTACAACTGACCGCAACCCTCGAGGCGCGGGAGGAGTGGCTGCCTCAGGCCATCGAACTGGATATCGTTTTCGAAGACGAGGCTGTACTGGTGCTCAACAAGCCGGCTGGCCTGGTGGTCCATCCGGCGGCCGGTAATCCCGATGGCACTCTGCTCAATGCACTGCTGCACCATGATGCCCAGCTGGGAACACTCCCCCGTGCCGGAATCGTGCACCGACTCGACAAGGACACCAGTGGTCTGATGGTGGTGGCAAAAACGCTGCAGGCGCATACCGCCCTGGTGGAACAGCTGCAGGCACGCAGTATCAGTCGCGAATATGATGCCGTGGTCACCGGCGCAATGATCTCCGGGGGCACCGTGGATGCGCCGATTGGTCGCCACCCCGTCGATCGCAAGCGTCAGGCGGTCGTTGTCAGTGGGGGCAAGCCCGCCGTGACCCATTATCGTGTGCAGGAGCGTTTTCATGCACACACGCATGTCCGTTGCCAGCTTGAAACCGGGCGTACACACCAGATTCGTGTTCACATGCAACACCGGCGCTTTCCGCTGATCGGTGATCCGCTCTATGGCGGACGCCTCAAGCTGCCGATGGGCGGGAGCGAAGCGCTCAAGACGCTGTTGCGCGAGTTTCCACGCCAGGCATTGCATGCGCGCCGTCTGGCTTTCGAGCATCCTGTCGATGGAGCGTCGATGGAATTTCATGCCGAGCTCCCCGATGACATGGTGACTCTGCTCGATACGCTGCGTGCTGATCGGCAGGCCCGACATGATGAGGGGGTGTCATGA
- a CDS encoding NAD+ synthase, translated as MQDMTLVMAQIDPLVGDVPGNTERVIEAVREARIEHGADIVVLPELCLTGYPPEDLLLRPAMERRIAKAREQLAARVASDVLVLVGYPGERDGRRHNMAGALYNGEWLGEYAKQALPNYLVFDERRYFEAGDAPCVIEHQGLKLGVLICEDLWVEEPIQRARAAGAELIVSLNSSPYHIDKPAERLALFSARAREAQLPVIYTNQIGGQDELVFDGGSFALDADGVCRVQAPTWQVGLMPVGIRRDDKGSIRLLEGEREMLPEEDEALYCALVTGVRDYVNKSGFSGVVLGLSGGIDSALSLAIAVDALGPDRVQAVMMPYHYTAEISRQDAAQQAEQLGVHYEVMEIAPMVEAFTGTLAESFAGAAADTTEENLQSRCRGVLLMALSNKKGLMVLTTGNKSEMAVGYATLYGDMVGGYSALKDVYKTRVYRLARWRNEQARAEGEAEVIPQRVIERPPSAELAPDQVDSDSLPGYDTLDAILWHYIEGDESLEAIVERGFDRDDVTRTIRLVDRSEYKRRQAPPGVRVTPRGFGRDRRYPIVNGWQPGD; from the coding sequence ATGCAAGACATGACCCTGGTGATGGCCCAGATCGATCCGCTGGTCGGCGATGTGCCCGGCAATACCGAGCGGGTAATCGAGGCTGTACGCGAAGCGCGTATCGAACACGGTGCCGATATCGTGGTCCTGCCCGAACTCTGCCTGACCGGCTACCCGCCTGAAGATCTGTTGCTGCGTCCGGCGATGGAGCGACGAATCGCGAAGGCGCGAGAGCAACTGGCAGCGCGTGTGGCAAGCGATGTACTGGTGCTGGTGGGTTATCCCGGCGAGCGCGACGGGCGCCGTCACAACATGGCCGGCGCCCTCTACAATGGCGAGTGGCTGGGCGAATATGCCAAGCAGGCCCTGCCCAATTACCTGGTCTTTGATGAACGTCGCTACTTCGAGGCAGGTGATGCGCCTTGTGTCATTGAACACCAGGGGCTGAAGCTCGGCGTGCTGATCTGTGAGGATCTCTGGGTTGAAGAACCGATCCAGCGTGCCCGGGCGGCGGGTGCCGAGCTTATCGTGTCGCTCAACAGCTCGCCCTATCACATCGACAAGCCTGCCGAACGGCTGGCGCTATTCAGTGCCCGCGCTCGCGAGGCGCAATTGCCGGTGATCTATACCAACCAGATTGGCGGTCAGGACGAACTGGTTTTCGATGGCGGTTCGTTTGCACTTGATGCTGATGGTGTCTGTCGGGTGCAGGCGCCCACCTGGCAGGTAGGACTGATGCCGGTGGGTATCCGACGTGACGACAAGGGCAGTATCCGACTGCTCGAGGGTGAGCGTGAGATGCTGCCCGAAGAGGACGAGGCGCTCTATTGTGCGCTGGTGACCGGCGTGCGCGACTACGTCAACAAGAGTGGGTTCTCCGGCGTCGTGCTGGGGCTCTCGGGAGGGATCGACTCTGCCCTGTCGCTGGCGATCGCCGTCGATGCGCTCGGTCCCGATCGGGTTCAGGCGGTCATGATGCCGTATCACTATACAGCCGAAATCTCGCGTCAGGATGCTGCACAACAGGCCGAACAACTGGGCGTGCATTATGAGGTAATGGAAATCGCGCCGATGGTGGAGGCCTTTACCGGCACGCTGGCAGAGAGCTTTGCCGGCGCCGCGGCCGACACGACCGAAGAAAACCTTCAGTCCCGCTGTCGAGGCGTGTTGCTGATGGCGCTCTCCAACAAGAAAGGACTGATGGTGCTGACCACTGGCAACAAGAGCGAAATGGCCGTCGGTTACGCTACGCTTTACGGCGATATGGTAGGGGGCTACAGCGCCCTCAAGGATGTCTACAAGACCCGCGTTTATCGACTGGCCCGCTGGCGCAACGAGCAGGCGCGTGCCGAAGGCGAGGCCGAAGTGATTCCTCAGCGGGTTATCGAGCGTCCGCCCTCGGCAGAGCTGGCTCCCGACCAGGTCGACAGTGATTCACTGCCGGGCTATGACACCCTGGATGCCATCCTGTGGCACTACATCGAGGGAGATGAGAGTCTGGAAGCGATCGTCGAGCGCGGCTTTGACCGGGACGATGTTACCCGAACCATTCGGCTGGTCGATCGCAGTGAGTACAAGCGCCGTCAGGCCCCTCCCGGGGTACGGGTCACGCCGCGTGGTTTCGGACGGGATCGTCGTTATCCCATCGTCAACGGCTGGCAGCCCGGAGACTGA
- a CDS encoding NAD(P)/FAD-dependent oxidoreductase yields the protein MSDIAIVGGGINGLLSALTLAERGASVTVIEQGECVREASWAGGGILSPLYPWRYDDAVTALASVAEPAWPGLAEQLQHESGIDPQFSAHGIAHLQVKELEQIRRWRARSGRKLELYTEEKLPHWPSGMIDTALPATWMPTHGSIRTPRLGQALRTRVLQHSRITLHEHRPVVGLVRQGMRVTGIRTEADTLMADHTVLACGPWTRSLLSPLGIEVPIQPVRGQMLLLEGAPNVVDRVVLMGGHYLIPRQDGRVLAGSTFESCGFDKSTTRAARTQLQACALEMAPGLAQARVIAHWAGLRPGSPHSIPFIGETTLAGLWLNAGHGGNGVVLSPASARLLGELMNNESPCVDPAPYRCDNASLAGRDQEVLS from the coding sequence GTGAGTGACATTGCCATCGTGGGCGGTGGTATCAACGGCCTGTTGAGCGCCCTGACGCTGGCGGAGCGGGGCGCCAGCGTAACCGTGATTGAGCAGGGAGAGTGCGTGCGAGAAGCCTCCTGGGCGGGGGGCGGTATCCTGTCTCCCCTTTACCCATGGCGCTATGACGATGCCGTGACTGCACTGGCTTCGGTAGCGGAGCCGGCCTGGCCGGGCCTGGCCGAGCAATTGCAGCATGAGAGCGGTATCGACCCCCAGTTTTCGGCGCATGGTATCGCGCACCTGCAGGTAAAAGAGCTTGAACAGATCCGTCGTTGGCGGGCGCGTAGTGGTCGAAAGCTTGAACTCTACACTGAAGAAAAACTGCCACACTGGCCGTCCGGCATGATTGACACGGCCCTTCCGGCAACCTGGATGCCAACGCATGGCAGTATTCGAACACCACGCCTGGGGCAGGCGTTGCGTACCCGGGTGCTACAGCATTCACGCATTACCCTGCATGAACATCGACCGGTAGTCGGTCTGGTACGTCAGGGAATGCGGGTGACTGGTATCAGGACCGAAGCGGATACGCTCATGGCAGATCATACGGTGCTGGCCTGCGGCCCCTGGACACGTTCGCTGCTGTCGCCACTGGGTATTGAAGTACCCATCCAGCCGGTCCGTGGTCAGATGCTGCTGCTGGAGGGTGCGCCGAATGTCGTGGACCGGGTGGTGCTGATGGGTGGACACTATCTGATTCCGCGTCAGGATGGCCGGGTGCTGGCCGGCAGTACCTTTGAATCATGTGGCTTTGACAAGTCCACAACCCGGGCAGCCAGGACGCAATTGCAGGCGTGTGCTCTGGAGATGGCACCAGGCCTGGCCCAGGCTCGGGTGATCGCCCACTGGGCAGGTCTGAGACCCGGCTCACCACACAGTATTCCCTTTATCGGAGAGACGACGCTTGCCGGACTCTGGCTCAATGCCGGGCATGGAGGCAACGGTGTGGTGCTCTCGCCGGCTTCGGCGCGACTGCTGGGTGAGTTGATGAACAATGAGTCACCCTGTGTCGATCCGGCACCTTATCGTTGTGACAATGCGAGCCTGGCTGGACGGGATCAGGAAGTGTTGTCATGA
- a CDS encoding GspH/FimT family pseudopilin, producing the protein MIESCIVRRQTGMTLLGAVVTLTILSIMLSVGLPQLNRQVQARALRLDARALAALVRQARSLSLETPQTLMLCGSRDGKQCDDKGWQQVILRLADGSRLQHLRLQGDEHVVWRGVSTPLIFHHRWRHNFLNGTFSLCPIQDTDIAAWRIIISRLGRPRLVRVPNDPRCAPTP; encoded by the coding sequence GTGATCGAGTCCTGTATCGTCCGTCGTCAGACAGGAATGACGCTGCTCGGCGCCGTGGTGACTCTGACCATTCTGAGTATCATGCTGAGCGTGGGCCTCCCTCAACTGAACAGGCAGGTGCAGGCGCGAGCGCTGCGTCTGGATGCCCGGGCACTGGCGGCCCTGGTCCGCCAGGCGCGCAGTCTCAGTCTGGAGACACCGCAAACGTTAATGCTGTGTGGCAGTCGGGATGGCAAACAGTGTGATGACAAAGGGTGGCAGCAGGTCATTCTGCGCCTTGCGGATGGCTCCCGGCTGCAACATCTGCGTCTACAGGGAGATGAGCATGTTGTCTGGCGCGGCGTCAGTACACCCCTGATTTTTCATCATCGCTGGCGCCACAACTTTCTCAATGGCACTTTTTCACTCTGTCCGATACAGGATACAGACATTGCGGCCTGGCGAATCATCATCAGTCGATTGGGCCGCCCGCGACTCGTGCGCGTACCGAACGATCCGCGCTGCGCCCCTACGCCGTGA
- a CDS encoding EAL domain-containing protein produces MIELYERLFLNASDRATHWVRLGLFCGLFWTLGVLCLSLAQLPGGQASLWLPNALAIAALVRLDYPRWWSPLLALTVVNFLVLLPFMSPALAFIYTPIHLVEITFGAMLLRQRFNGAVSLQALKPTLHILLLGVLVTPIFGASASAFIEWSRGASALSGWLQYYIADAVGLLVMLPPALNSSIRGWHAFLARGWRNPFYPMMLLTLVVDALVVPSLPMAIIYCGLPLLIGALVLDFFRSTLLNAISMIFLIAILFLNDVPPTLGSALLNFESQFYLTAALIVLPALLLGVMMQSNRWERQRLRDSEQRWKMALDGSGQGVWEIELPERSLQLSMEARRMLRLPREQPLFSRSEWLDIVHPDDIESVRSQLRAHIEGRTELYLIEYRMYHPELGYRWFQVRGRVMAHDELDRPQRLIGTIIDVTAAKSAEIERVRLSHALQAETERLQVTLSSIGDGVIATDDQARINFMNPTAEGMTGWSLEQACQQPIESIFNVVRDGVESEAPLTNPVRECLQRSSIFSREDDLVLIGRDGERFDVNATAAPVRAAGGALLGAVLVFQNVSRARELQRSLSFTASHDALTGIFNRARFEQVIDEALKRARRQGARDVLCMIDLDRFKVVNDSAGHMAGDHLLTEVSALLGRHVRHQDVLARVGGDEFGLLLTDCTLEQARQVADKLIGLICALRFVWEGNIYDIGASIGMVAIDAETASFSALLSKADIACYAAKRAGRNRSSAFEPGQHEVEREHREIFMAAGLREAIEADRFELYSQRIMSLCMQGSECEHYEILLRMRSKDDSLIPPGAFIPVAERYGMMAAIDRWVLERLLFHRGKEVAARPTLQLSINLSANSLSDSTFMPWLLELMSRSPVPPGQLIFEITETALMNHVAMASEAITMLRDRGCRVALDDFGSGLSSFSYLQSFTVDLVKIDGAFVRNVPDNALDQVIVDSINQIAHRLGAATVAEFVENSATLDRVRNMGIDYAQGFHIAMPEPLESLLTMVPAAR; encoded by the coding sequence ATGATCGAGCTTTATGAGCGACTGTTTCTGAATGCCAGTGATCGGGCAACCCATTGGGTACGGCTGGGGCTTTTTTGTGGTCTGTTCTGGACGCTTGGCGTGCTCTGCCTGTCGCTGGCGCAGCTACCCGGTGGCCAGGCTTCGCTCTGGTTACCCAATGCATTGGCGATAGCGGCGCTGGTGCGACTGGATTACCCCCGTTGGTGGTCGCCGCTGCTGGCGCTGACAGTGGTCAATTTCCTGGTGCTGTTGCCTTTCATGTCACCGGCCCTGGCATTCATTTATACCCCCATCCATCTGGTTGAAATTACCTTCGGGGCAATGCTGCTGAGGCAGCGTTTCAACGGCGCCGTCTCGCTCCAGGCATTGAAACCAACGCTGCACATCCTTCTGCTGGGTGTTCTTGTTACTCCGATTTTCGGGGCGAGCGCTTCAGCATTCATCGAGTGGAGTCGAGGTGCCAGTGCGCTGAGCGGCTGGCTGCAATATTACATTGCCGATGCCGTGGGCCTGCTGGTCATGCTGCCGCCGGCGCTGAACAGTTCGATACGGGGTTGGCACGCCTTTCTTGCGCGGGGCTGGCGTAATCCCTTCTATCCGATGATGCTGTTGACGCTGGTGGTGGATGCGCTGGTGGTACCGTCACTGCCGATGGCCATTATCTATTGCGGGTTGCCGTTGCTGATCGGGGCGCTGGTGCTGGATTTCTTTCGCAGTACCCTGCTCAACGCTATCAGCATGATTTTTTTGATCGCCATCCTGTTTCTGAATGACGTTCCCCCGACCCTCGGTTCGGCACTGCTGAATTTCGAGAGCCAGTTCTATCTCACGGCCGCGCTGATCGTGCTGCCGGCGTTATTGCTGGGTGTCATGATGCAGAGCAATCGCTGGGAGCGTCAGCGCCTGCGTGACAGCGAACAGCGCTGGAAAATGGCACTTGATGGCAGCGGGCAGGGTGTCTGGGAGATCGAGCTACCCGAGCGAAGTCTACAGCTTTCCATGGAAGCGCGGCGCATGCTGAGGCTGCCTCGCGAACAGCCCCTTTTCTCTCGCAGCGAGTGGCTGGATATTGTTCATCCGGACGATATCGAGTCGGTACGATCACAACTGCGCGCACATATCGAGGGACGAACCGAGCTCTATCTGATCGAATATCGCATGTATCACCCCGAGCTCGGTTATCGCTGGTTTCAGGTCCGCGGGCGTGTCATGGCGCATGATGAGCTTGATCGACCCCAGCGTCTGATTGGCACCATCATTGATGTGACCGCGGCAAAATCTGCCGAGATCGAGCGCGTGCGGCTCTCGCATGCTCTGCAGGCAGAGACCGAGCGATTACAGGTGACCCTTTCATCGATCGGTGATGGTGTCATTGCCACCGATGATCAGGCTCGTATCAACTTCATGAATCCCACTGCTGAAGGGATGACCGGCTGGTCCCTGGAGCAGGCCTGTCAACAGCCCATCGAAAGCATCTTCAACGTTGTTCGTGACGGTGTTGAAAGCGAGGCGCCGCTGACCAACCCGGTACGAGAGTGCCTGCAGCGCTCAAGTATCTTCAGCCGTGAAGATGATCTGGTACTGATCGGCCGTGATGGTGAGCGCTTCGATGTCAACGCTACCGCGGCACCGGTCCGGGCAGCAGGCGGTGCGTTACTGGGGGCCGTGCTGGTTTTCCAGAATGTCTCACGAGCACGCGAGTTGCAGCGCAGCCTCAGTTTCACGGCTTCTCACGATGCACTGACCGGTATTTTCAATCGCGCCCGCTTTGAGCAGGTGATTGACGAGGCACTGAAGCGCGCACGTCGTCAGGGAGCCCGCGATGTGCTGTGCATGATCGATCTCGACCGTTTCAAGGTGGTCAATGATTCGGCAGGGCACATGGCAGGCGATCATCTGCTGACCGAGGTCAGCGCACTGCTCGGCCGTCATGTGCGTCATCAGGATGTACTGGCTCGGGTGGGTGGCGACGAGTTCGGGTTGCTGTTGACGGACTGCACGCTTGAGCAGGCAAGGCAGGTCGCAGACAAGCTGATCGGACTGATCTGTGCTCTTCGCTTTGTCTGGGAAGGTAATATCTATGATATCGGCGCCAGCATCGGCATGGTCGCCATTGATGCCGAAACCGCCTCTTTCAGCGCCCTGCTCAGCAAGGCCGATATTGCCTGTTATGCTGCCAAGCGCGCTGGACGCAATCGTTCCTCGGCCTTTGAGCCCGGGCAGCATGAGGTTGAGCGCGAGCATCGCGAGATCTTCATGGCCGCGGGGCTTCGTGAGGCGATCGAGGCTGATCGTTTTGAACTTTACTCGCAGCGCATCATGAGCCTCTGCATGCAGGGCAGTGAGTGCGAGCATTATGAGATACTGCTGCGCATGCGTAGCAAGGATGACTCGCTGATACCACCGGGCGCCTTCATTCCGGTGGCCGAGCGCTATGGCATGATGGCGGCCATCGATCGCTGGGTGCTGGAACGTCTGCTGTTCCATCGGGGTAAAGAGGTCGCTGCGCGACCGACCTTGCAACTGAGCATCAACCTTTCGGCCAATTCGCTCAGTGATTCGACATTCATGCCATGGTTGCTTGAGCTGATGAGCAGGTCGCCGGTGCCACCCGGGCAGCTGATATTCGAGATTACCGAAACTGCGCTGATGAACCATGTGGCGATGGCCAGTGAGGCGATCACGATGCTGCGTGATCGTGGCTGCCGAGTGGCGCTGGATGATTTCGGTAGCGGCCTGAGTTCGTTCAGTTATCTGCAGAGCTTTACGGTCGATCTGGTCAAGATCGATGGTGCCTTTGTACGCAATGTCCCGGATAACGCGCTGGATCAGGTCATCGTCGATTCCATCAATCAGATCGCCCACCGACTCGGTGCCGCCACGGTGGCCGAATTCGTCGAAAATTCCGCGACCCTTGATCGGGTCCGTAACATGGGAATCGACTATGCTCAGGGCTTCCATATTGCGATGCCCGAGCCGCTGGAGTCCCTGTTGACCATGGTGCCGGCCGCCCGGTAA